One Mya arenaria isolate MELC-2E11 chromosome 7, ASM2691426v1 genomic window carries:
- the LOC128239954 gene encoding uncharacterized protein LOC128239954 isoform X1, translating to MGKLILVLFLVIFATVEVDGETSNQTAEVEPEEGRESSRPNTCEAKSLIKEFDSKVKSYCRTFRRSEGTQFYKDCMKRWKTKYETQCKKCRQKQKRCKALKKLHRRLRNTQRPSPRNLAVQKTDSRWLEHCIVKEQLKNLDTEICCDDHIEKRRFGKSSICCGKTQFNGKLRICCNGTVAWLDKIPRKAAACCGQNPINMKTTACYKGYAVRKGSVVPKDSEPDAKQNDSDKAPLMIHTEEQNDTNRVKIQWSLIGSGVTVIVFFIGIVMYCICRKTHVWPCIDIGKTPITTPGGKLNATNGKRNKTCSNKQREVTRELIGARYAAFNRETEHKMLLSKEANTTRNESCNAFLGISQNRDFLCNNMFANSDTNPSPDDWNETAVKTVHEFPVRPTDIIGESADNQSVTGQT from the exons TTGAAGTCGACGGCGAAACTTCAAACCAGACAGCAGAAGTCGAG CCTGAAGAAGGAAGAGAATCATCAAGGCCGAACACATGTGAAGCCAAGTCCCTTATTAAGG AATTCGACAGTAAAGTTAAAAGCTACTGCCGCACTTTTAGGCGTTCCGAAGGTACACAATTCTACAAAGACTGCATGAAGCGCTGGAAAACGAAATATGAGACTCAATGCAAGAAATGTCGCCAAAAACAAAAGCGATGTAAAGCATTAAAGAAACTGCACAGGCGGCTTAGAAACACCCAACGACCATCGCCAAGAAATTTAGCTGTCCAGAAAACAGATAGTCGTTGGCTAG AACACTGCATTGTTAAGGAACAGCTCAAGAATCTCGACACCGAGATTTGTTGTGATGAtcacattgaaaagcggcgatTTGGTAAATCAAGTATATGCTGTGGTAAAACCCAGTTCAACGGAAAACTGCGGATCTGCTGCAATGGTACAGTCGCCTGGCTGGACAAAATACCACGAAAGGCCGCTGCATGCTGTGGACAGAATCCAATCAACATGAAAACAACGGCTTGTTATAAAGGTTATGCAGTTCGCAAAGGCTCAGTGGTGCCCAAAG ATTCGGAGCCTGATGCCAAGCAAAATGATAGCGACAAAGCACCGCTTATGATACACACCGAGGAACAAAATGATACCAACAGAGTGAAAATACAGT GGTCATTAATTGGTTCGGGCGTCACAGTCATCGTGTTTTTCATTGGTATTGTGATGTATTGTATCTGTAGAAAAACACATGTTTGGCCATGTATCGATATAGGGAAGACACCGATTACAACTCCGGGAGGGAAACTCAACGCTACAAATGGTAAAAGGAACAAAACTTGCTCAAATAAACAAAGGGAGGTAACAAGAGAATTAATAGGTGCTCGTTATGCAGCGTTTAATAGAGAAACTGAACATAAAATGTTGCTATCAAAAGAAGCGAACACTACGCGTAACGAAAGTTGCAACGCCTTTCTGGGTATATCTCAAAACAGAGACTTTCTCTGTAATAATATGTTTGCCAATAGCGATACTAATCCTTCTCCTGATGATTGGAATGAAACAGCTGTAAAAACAGTTCATGAGTTTCCTGTAAGACCTACAGATATAATAGGAGAAAGCGCAGATAATCAAAGCGTTACTGGGCAAACATAA
- the LOC128239954 gene encoding uncharacterized protein LOC128239954 isoform X2, which translates to MGKLILVLFLVIFATVEVDGETSNQTAEVEPEEGRESSRPNTCEAKSLIKEFDSKVKSYCRTFRRSEGTQFYKDCMKRWKTKYETQCKKCRQKQKRCKALKKLHRRLRNTQRPSPRNLAVQKTDSRWLEHCIVKEQLKNLDTEICCDDHIEKRRFGKSSICCGKTQFNGKLRICCNGTVAWLDKIPRKAAACCGQNPINMKTTACYKDSEPDAKQNDSDKAPLMIHTEEQNDTNRVKIQWSLIGSGVTVIVFFIGIVMYCICRKTHVWPCIDIGKTPITTPGGKLNATNGKRNKTCSNKQREVTRELIGARYAAFNRETEHKMLLSKEANTTRNESCNAFLGISQNRDFLCNNMFANSDTNPSPDDWNETAVKTVHEFPVRPTDIIGESADNQSVTGQT; encoded by the exons TTGAAGTCGACGGCGAAACTTCAAACCAGACAGCAGAAGTCGAG CCTGAAGAAGGAAGAGAATCATCAAGGCCGAACACATGTGAAGCCAAGTCCCTTATTAAGG AATTCGACAGTAAAGTTAAAAGCTACTGCCGCACTTTTAGGCGTTCCGAAGGTACACAATTCTACAAAGACTGCATGAAGCGCTGGAAAACGAAATATGAGACTCAATGCAAGAAATGTCGCCAAAAACAAAAGCGATGTAAAGCATTAAAGAAACTGCACAGGCGGCTTAGAAACACCCAACGACCATCGCCAAGAAATTTAGCTGTCCAGAAAACAGATAGTCGTTGGCTAG AACACTGCATTGTTAAGGAACAGCTCAAGAATCTCGACACCGAGATTTGTTGTGATGAtcacattgaaaagcggcgatTTGGTAAATCAAGTATATGCTGTGGTAAAACCCAGTTCAACGGAAAACTGCGGATCTGCTGCAATGGTACAGTCGCCTGGCTGGACAAAATACCACGAAAGGCCGCTGCATGCTGTGGACAGAATCCAATCAACATGAAAACAACGGCTTGTTATAAAG ATTCGGAGCCTGATGCCAAGCAAAATGATAGCGACAAAGCACCGCTTATGATACACACCGAGGAACAAAATGATACCAACAGAGTGAAAATACAGT GGTCATTAATTGGTTCGGGCGTCACAGTCATCGTGTTTTTCATTGGTATTGTGATGTATTGTATCTGTAGAAAAACACATGTTTGGCCATGTATCGATATAGGGAAGACACCGATTACAACTCCGGGAGGGAAACTCAACGCTACAAATGGTAAAAGGAACAAAACTTGCTCAAATAAACAAAGGGAGGTAACAAGAGAATTAATAGGTGCTCGTTATGCAGCGTTTAATAGAGAAACTGAACATAAAATGTTGCTATCAAAAGAAGCGAACACTACGCGTAACGAAAGTTGCAACGCCTTTCTGGGTATATCTCAAAACAGAGACTTTCTCTGTAATAATATGTTTGCCAATAGCGATACTAATCCTTCTCCTGATGATTGGAATGAAACAGCTGTAAAAACAGTTCATGAGTTTCCTGTAAGACCTACAGATATAATAGGAGAAAGCGCAGATAATCAAAGCGTTACTGGGCAAACATAA